The genomic window GTCCCCGTGCCGCCGGCGGCGCCGGCCAACTGGCGGTTTCTCTGGCAGGCCGTGGGCGGCCGCCCACCGGTGTACGTCGCCATCGTCAACTCGCTGATCTTCGCCGTCCTGGTCGCCGCCCTCGAGGTGGTCGTCTCCTCGATGGCCGCCTACGCGATCTCGCGGATGTCCTTCCCCGGGCGGCGCCTCTACCTGGGGCTGGTCCTGGTGTTGCACGCGTTTCCCGCGGTAAGCCTGATCATCGCCATCTTCTACATCCTGCGGCTGCTCGGGCTGTTCGACACGCTGACCGGGGTCATTCTCGTCAAGGCCGCGCTCGAACTGCCCCTGGGGATCTGGCTGATGAAGGGGTTCTTCGACACCCTCTCCTGGGAGATGGAGATGGCCGCCCTGGTGGACGGGGTGTCGCGCTGGCGCCTGTTCTGGAGGGTGGCGCTGCCCCTGGTTCGCCCGGGGCTGCTGGCGCTGGGCACCTTCGCCCTGCTGTCGGCCTGGGGGGAGTTCATCCTGCCCTACACTCTGATCGTCAGTTCCCAGCGCACCCTGATGTCGAGCTATCTGCAGACCTTCCTCACCGAGGGCTATTCCGACTTCGGCATGGTGGCGGCGGTGGGGGTCGTCTACGCCCTGCCGGTCATCGTCCTCTTCGCCGCGGGCCAGCGCTACCTGTTGAACATCTACGGTGGGGGCCTGAAGGGATGAAGGGAATCGCCGTCCGGCTGGAAGGGCTGACCAAGCACTTCGGCAAGGTCGTCGCGCTGCAGGCGCTGGACCTGGACGTCCGCGCCGGCGAGATGGTGGCCTTTCTCGGTCCCTCGGGATGCGGTAAGACCACGACCCTCCTCATGATCGCCGGGATCTACCGTCCCACCGCCGGGGCCATCTACTTCGGCGACCGCCGCGTGGACCATCTGCACCCCCGCGACCGGGATGTGGGAATGGTCTTTCAGTCCTACGCGCTGTACCCGCATCTGACGATCTTCGAGAACATTGCCTTTCCCCTGCGCCTGAAAGGGATGCGGGGGGAGGCGGTCGCCGCCCGGGTCCGGCAGTCCGCAGAGCTGTTGGGAATCGCCCACATCCTGGAGCGCCGGCCGGCTCAAGTGAGCGGGGGCCAGCAGCAGCGCGCCGCCCTGGCCCGGGCCCTGGTCAAGGAGCCGCAGGTCTTGTTGCTGGACGAACCGCTGAGTAATCTTGACGCTCAGATCCGTCTCCAGGCTCGCGGCGAGATCCGCCGTCTGCAGCTGGACCTGGGGGTGACCAGCGTGCTCGTCACCCACGACCAGGCCGAGGCGCTGGCGATGGCCGACCGCGTCGCGGTCTTCTCGATGGGCGAGCTGCAGCAGTTCGCCTCGCCCCACGACCTGTACACCCGCCCGGCCAACACCTTCGTCGCCGGTTTTGTCGGCCATCCGCCGATGAACCTGATTTCGGGGGCGTTCGCCGGAGGGGTGTTCGTCCACAATGACCTGAGGATTCCCGTGGCGTTCCCCGCGCCGGCGGGGGAGGGCACGCTCGGCGTGCGCCCCGAGGATCTTCGGCCGGGCAGCGGTCCCATTCGCGGCCGGGTCGTTGTCGTGGAGTCGCTCGGCCGTCAGGTCCTGGTCACGCTGGAGGCCGGAGGCGCGACGCTCAAGGTGCTCACCGACCTGCGCCCGGCCGTGGGCGCCACGATGGACCTTGCCGTCGATCCGGCGCGGTGCCACCTCTTCGACGCCCGCGGCCGGCGGATCGAGGGCCGGGCGTGACGGCGCTGCCGGGGGCGCTGGTCGTGGACGGCCGGCGGGTGCTGCTGAAGTACCACGCCCTGCGGTCGGGCCGGGGCGCCCACCCGCCGAACAGCCTGTCCGCGCTGGGCGAGCTCCTGGACGGCGGCGCGGAGGTCATCGAGTTCGACGTCACCGCGATCCAGGGCGGCGAGTATCTGCTCATCCACGACGAGACGCTGGAGCGGGAGACGACGGGGACGGGCCCCGTTCGCCCGCTGACGCCGGGGCAGGCCAAACGGCTCACGTTGCGGGGATGGGACGAGCCGCCGGCGCTGCTGTCCGAGGTCGCCGACGTGCTGGCTTCCTGGCGGCGACCTGTGAAGGTACAGGTGGACCTCAAAGATCAGTATCCGCTCACCGCCGAGGAGGCCCGCGGCTTCCTCCGGGCCATCGCCCCGCTGCGGGCGAACGCGCACCTCTCGGTGGTGGTGGGCTGTCTCGCCGACTGGAACCTGCGGCTGCTGCACCGTCTGGATCCGGCGCTGGCCGTGGGACTGGACTTTGCCTTCTACCTCGACGCGCCCGTTCCGGAATTCCCGCGCCTGCCGGTCCGGGAGAACGTCTTCGGCTACCTCGACGACCACCCGCTGGGCTTCCGCCGCGGGCTGTCTCCGGGCGACTACCTGCGGGACCGCCTGGAGAGTCTGTGCCGCCTCGTTCCCGGCGCCGTGGAAGTCTACCTGCGGGTGGAGTTCATCGAGCAGGCGTTGCGGGACGGCGTCAATCCCGTCGCCGTGGTGCGGGGCGCGCTGGGGGACGTCGTGGTGGACGGGTGGACGCTGAACGCCGACCACCCGCAGGCGGCGTCGCTGCTGCGGATGCTGCTGTCCAGCGGCGTCGATCAGGTGACGACCGACACCGCCGTCCAGCTGGCGGAACTGCACGGCGGGAGAGGGCCGGCATGAAGGAAGCTGCGGCTGCTCCGGGGCGGAGCTGGCTCGATGCCGCCCGCTGCCTGGTCATCGCCCACCGGGGAGCCTCGGCCGAGGCGCCGGAGAACACGCAGGCCGCCTTCCGGCTGGCCATCGACCGGGGGGCCGACGGCATCGAGCTGGACGTGCGGGCCAGCGGCGACGGCCACCTCGTCGTGATCCACGACGCCACCGTGGACCGGGTGACCGGAGCGGAGGGCGAGATCGCCGCACTGACGCTCGCGGCGCTCCGCCGCCTCGACGCCGGCGCCGGCCAGCGCATCCCGACCCTGGCCGAGGTGCTGGATCTGGCGCGGGGGCGGCTGCTCGTGGACATCGAATTGAAGATCACCGGGGTGGAGCCGCAGGTGCTGGCCCTGGTCCGTGAATTCGGCATGGAGCGGGACGTCTTGATCACCTCGTTTCACGAAGAGGCGGTGGCCGCCGTCCGGCGCCTGGCTTCGGACGTGGCCACGGGGTTGCTGCAGCAGCGGCCGGCCCCCGGCCGGGCGGTCGCGCTCGGGACGCCGGTCTATCTCCCCCCCATCGGCGCGCTGTCCGACGGGCTCATGGCCGAGTGCCGGCGGCTGGGGCTGCGCGTGATCCCCTGGACGATCCGGCGGGAGGAGGAAGCGAAGACCGCGTTACGCCTCGGCGTGGCCGGGATGATCGCGGATGATCCGCGCCTGGTCCGGTCGGTGCTGGCCCAGGCGCAGGCGTAGAGGAGGGGACGGCGTGGAGAAACCGGTCATCGGATTCATCGGGTTGGGGATCATGGGCAAACCCATGTCCCGGAACCTCATCAAGGCGGGCTACCGGCTGGTGGTGCACGACCGCGTCGAAGCCGCGGTGCGGGAGATCGCCGCGCTCGGCGCCCAGGCCCCCGGATCCTCGAGGAAGGTGGCGGAGGCCAGCGAGGTCGTGATCACCATGCTGCCCGATTCCCCCGACGTGCAGGAGGTCGTGCTGGGGAAGGAGGGCATCCTGGACGCGCTGCGGCCGGGGATGACCTACATCGACATGAGCACGATCTCCCCCATCGTCACCCGCGAGATCGCGCCGCTGGTGGAGGCCCGGGGGGCCCAGATGCTGGACGCGCCGGTGAGCGGCGGCGAGAAGGGGGCGATCGAGGCCACCCTGTCCATCATGGTCGGCGGGCCCAAGGAGGTCTTCGACCGGATGCTGCCCATCTTCCAGGTGATGGGCAAGAACATCGTCCACGTCGGCGACCACGGCGCGGGGCAGATGACCAAGGCCGCCAACCAGATCGTCGTCGCCCTGACGATCCAGGCGGTGGCCGAGGCCCTCACGCTGGCCGCCAAGGCCGGAGTGGACCCGGCCAAGGTCCGGGCGGCCCTGCTGGGCGGCTTCGCCCAGAGCCGCATCCTGGAACTGCACGGGCAGCGCATGCTCGACCGGAACTTCCAGCCCGGCTTCCGCATCCGGCTGCACCAGAAGGATCTCAACATCGCCCTTTCCACCGGGAAGGCGCTGGGCGTGCCGTTGCCCGCAACGGCGATCGTGCAGGAGGCCTTCACCGCCCTGCGGGGGATGGACCGCGGCGAGCTGGATCACTCCGCCCTGGTCACCCTGATCGAGGACCTGGCGCGCGTGCAGGTGAAGCCCCAGGAGGGTCCGGCGCCGCAGCGCTGAGGGCGGCCCGCGGAGAGGAAGATAGCGAAGAGGAAGATAGAAGAGAGGCGCTCACGCTCTCGGCTTTCCACCGTCTTCGGCCGGACCGCCGGTTCCTACCGCCCGCTGGCTATCCTCCGGGATTACTCCCGAAGTATACCGCCGGCTCTCGGAGTCCACGTGCCCTGGCGTTTGAATCGGCTACTTCGCCGCTAGGCTCGCGCCTCTCTTGCTCTGCACACTATCATGCGTGTGCAAGAACGGTCAATTCAGAACCTTCGTTCACCGGTTGTGGATAGTGTGGGCAGCGTGGACAGCAGGAGTTC from Armatimonadota bacterium includes these protein-coding regions:
- a CDS encoding 2-hydroxy-3-oxopropionate reductase, encoding MEKPVIGFIGLGIMGKPMSRNLIKAGYRLVVHDRVEAAVREIAALGAQAPGSSRKVAEASEVVITMLPDSPDVQEVVLGKEGILDALRPGMTYIDMSTISPIVTREIAPLVEARGAQMLDAPVSGGEKGAIEATLSIMVGGPKEVFDRMLPIFQVMGKNIVHVGDHGAGQMTKAANQIVVALTIQAVAEALTLAAKAGVDPAKVRAALLGGFAQSRILELHGQRMLDRNFQPGFRIRLHQKDLNIALSTGKALGVPLPATAIVQEAFTALRGMDRGELDHSALVTLIEDLARVQVKPQEGPAPQR
- a CDS encoding glycerophosphodiester phosphodiesterase family protein gives rise to the protein MKEAAAAPGRSWLDAARCLVIAHRGASAEAPENTQAAFRLAIDRGADGIELDVRASGDGHLVVIHDATVDRVTGAEGEIAALTLAALRRLDAGAGQRIPTLAEVLDLARGRLLVDIELKITGVEPQVLALVREFGMERDVLITSFHEEAVAAVRRLASDVATGLLQQRPAPGRAVALGTPVYLPPIGALSDGLMAECRRLGLRVIPWTIRREEEAKTALRLGVAGMIADDPRLVRSVLAQAQA
- a CDS encoding ABC transporter ATP-binding protein, producing MKGIAVRLEGLTKHFGKVVALQALDLDVRAGEMVAFLGPSGCGKTTTLLMIAGIYRPTAGAIYFGDRRVDHLHPRDRDVGMVFQSYALYPHLTIFENIAFPLRLKGMRGEAVAARVRQSAELLGIAHILERRPAQVSGGQQQRAALARALVKEPQVLLLDEPLSNLDAQIRLQARGEIRRLQLDLGVTSVLVTHDQAEALAMADRVAVFSMGELQQFASPHDLYTRPANTFVAGFVGHPPMNLISGAFAGGVFVHNDLRIPVAFPAPAGEGTLGVRPEDLRPGSGPIRGRVVVVESLGRQVLVTLEAGGATLKVLTDLRPAVGATMDLAVDPARCHLFDARGRRIEGRA
- a CDS encoding carbohydrate ABC transporter permease — its product is MPLLPPRWRLLLIVLAVLTVPIASGVLWLFLTGTFHRVHGLVPVPPAAPANWRFLWQAVGGRPPVYVAIVNSLIFAVLVAALEVVVSSMAAYAISRMSFPGRRLYLGLVLVLHAFPAVSLIIAIFYILRLLGLFDTLTGVILVKAALELPLGIWLMKGFFDTLSWEMEMAALVDGVSRWRLFWRVALPLVRPGLLALGTFALLSAWGEFILPYTLIVSSQRTLMSSYLQTFLTEGYSDFGMVAAVGVVYALPVIVLFAAGQRYLLNIYGGGLKG
- a CDS encoding glycerophosphodiester phosphodiesterase family protein translates to MTALPGALVVDGRRVLLKYHALRSGRGAHPPNSLSALGELLDGGAEVIEFDVTAIQGGEYLLIHDETLERETTGTGPVRPLTPGQAKRLTLRGWDEPPALLSEVADVLASWRRPVKVQVDLKDQYPLTAEEARGFLRAIAPLRANAHLSVVVGCLADWNLRLLHRLDPALAVGLDFAFYLDAPVPEFPRLPVRENVFGYLDDHPLGFRRGLSPGDYLRDRLESLCRLVPGAVEVYLRVEFIEQALRDGVNPVAVVRGALGDVVVDGWTLNADHPQAASLLRMLLSSGVDQVTTDTAVQLAELHGGRGPA